The Glycine soja cultivar W05 chromosome 8, ASM419377v2, whole genome shotgun sequence genome has a window encoding:
- the LOC114420991 gene encoding heavy metal-associated isoprenylated plant protein 7-like isoform X2 has protein sequence MHCEGCARKVRRSLKGFPGVEDILTDCKSHKVVVKGEKADPLKVLERVQRKSHRKVELLSPIPKPPAEEAKKPQEEEKPKPEENKQEPQVITVVLKVHMHCEACAQEIKRRIEKMKGVESAEPDLKKSEVSVKGVFETAKLVEHVYKRTGKHAVIVKEEPEKREEEEEEAKEEKKAEEEGEKKNEKGSGEGEENKEKKGEGEAKAEEESKEETAVLELKKSEYYYNPPPRYGMEFYASYPGPSYPPQIFSDENPNACSVM, from the exons ATGCATTGTGAAGGTTGTGCTCGCAAGGTTCGTCGCTCCCTCAAAGGATTCCCAG GGGTCGAAGATATACTCACAGATTGTAAGTCTCACAAGGTGGTCGTGAAAGGAGAAAAAGCGGATCCGCTGAAGGTTCTAGAGAGAGTACAGAGGAAAAGCCATAGAAAGGTTGAACTTCTCTCTCCGATTCCAAAGCCACCCGCGGAGGAGGCGAAAAAACCCCAGGAGGAAGAAAAGCCCAAACCAGAGGAGAATAAACAAGAg CCTCAGGTTATCACGGTTGTTCTTAAAGTTCACATGCATTGCGAAGCTTGCGCCCAGGAAATCAAGAGACGCATCGAGAAAATGAAAG GGGTGGAATCAGCGGAACCGGATCTAAAGAAATCGGAGGTGAGCGTGAAGGGGGTGTTCGAGACAGCGAAGTTGGTAGAGCACGTGTACAAGAGGACAGGGAAGCATGCAGTGATAGTGAAGGAAGAGccagagaagagagaagaagaagaagaagaagcaaaagaagagaagaaagcagaggaagaaggtgagaagaagaatgagaagGGGAGTGGTGAGGGAGAAgaaaacaaggagaaaaaggGAGAGGGTGAAGCCAAAGCAGAAGAGGAATCCAAAGAAGAAACCGCAGTGTTGGAGCTGAAAAAGAGTGAGTATTATTACAACCCACCACCGAGGTATGGCATGGAGTTCTATGCCTCCTACCCTGGACCATCGTACCCGCCTCAGATCTTCAGTGATGAGAACCCCAATGCCTGTTCTGTCATGTAA
- the LOC114420991 gene encoding heavy metal-associated isoprenylated plant protein 7-like isoform X1, whose protein sequence is MGHEEKKSQENKVEEKKVEEEEKKEEEKKSDEKKFKEKSAPPEIVLKVFMHCEGCARKVRRSLKGFPGVEDILTDCKSHKVVVKGEKADPLKVLERVQRKSHRKVELLSPIPKPPAEEAKKPQEEEKPKPEENKQEPQVITVVLKVHMHCEACAQEIKRRIEKMKGVESAEPDLKKSEVSVKGVFETAKLVEHVYKRTGKHAVIVKEEPEKREEEEEEAKEEKKAEEEGEKKNEKGSGEGEENKEKKGEGEAKAEEESKEETAVLELKKSEYYYNPPPRYGMEFYASYPGPSYPPQIFSDENPNACSVM, encoded by the exons ATGGGTCAT gaagagaaaaaatcccaagaaaacaaagtggaggagaaaaaagtagaagaagaagaaaagaaagaagaagagaaaaaatcagATGAGAAGAAATTCAAGGAGAAATCTGCGCCGCCAGAAATCGTGCTTAAAGTGTTCATGCATTGTGAAGGTTGTGCTCGCAAGGTTCGTCGCTCCCTCAAAGGATTCCCAG GGGTCGAAGATATACTCACAGATTGTAAGTCTCACAAGGTGGTCGTGAAAGGAGAAAAAGCGGATCCGCTGAAGGTTCTAGAGAGAGTACAGAGGAAAAGCCATAGAAAGGTTGAACTTCTCTCTCCGATTCCAAAGCCACCCGCGGAGGAGGCGAAAAAACCCCAGGAGGAAGAAAAGCCCAAACCAGAGGAGAATAAACAAGAg CCTCAGGTTATCACGGTTGTTCTTAAAGTTCACATGCATTGCGAAGCTTGCGCCCAGGAAATCAAGAGACGCATCGAGAAAATGAAAG GGGTGGAATCAGCGGAACCGGATCTAAAGAAATCGGAGGTGAGCGTGAAGGGGGTGTTCGAGACAGCGAAGTTGGTAGAGCACGTGTACAAGAGGACAGGGAAGCATGCAGTGATAGTGAAGGAAGAGccagagaagagagaagaagaagaagaagaagcaaaagaagagaagaaagcagaggaagaaggtgagaagaagaatgagaagGGGAGTGGTGAGGGAGAAgaaaacaaggagaaaaaggGAGAGGGTGAAGCCAAAGCAGAAGAGGAATCCAAAGAAGAAACCGCAGTGTTGGAGCTGAAAAAGAGTGAGTATTATTACAACCCACCACCGAGGTATGGCATGGAGTTCTATGCCTCCTACCCTGGACCATCGTACCCGCCTCAGATCTTCAGTGATGAGAACCCCAATGCCTGTTCTGTCATGTAA
- the LOC114424493 gene encoding probable WRKY transcription factor 75: MEKHQVLSPISSSSSTSPSDFKLGDHNSNAHVKKAGLLKTQRPSLKGGKEIKQHRYAFQTRSHVDILDDGYRWRKYGEKSVKNNKFPRNYYRCSYRGCNVKKQIQRHSKDEEIVVTTYEGIHIHPVEKSTESFEQILRNHHIYSLTL, translated from the exons ATGGAGAAACATCAAGTGTTGTCCCCTAtttcatcttcatcatctaCTTCTCCATCTGACTTTAAACTTGGTGATCACAATTCTAATGCTCATGTCAAAAAGGCAGGTTTATTAAAAACTCAAAGGCCAAGCCTGAAAGGTGGCAAAGAAATCAAGCAGCACAGATATGCATTTCAAACAAGGAGTCATGTTGATATACTGGATGATGGGTACCGGTGGAGAAAGTATGGGGAGAAGTCCgtgaaaaacaataaatttcctAG AAATTACTACAGATGTTCTTATCGAGGTTGCAATGTGAAGAAACAAATCCAACGCCATTCCAAAGACGAAGAGATTGTGGTAACAACCTATGAAGGGATACATATTCATCCTGTGGAGAAGTCAACTGAAAGCTTCGAGCAGATATTGAGAAACCATCACATATACAGCCTAACTCTATAA
- the LOC114421156 gene encoding SUMO-activating enzyme subunit 1B-1-like yields MDGDGEELTAQETALYDRQIRVWGADAQRRLSKSHVLVYGMKGTVAEFCKNIVLAGVGSLTLVDDRVATEEVLSSNFLIPPDENAYSGKTLGELCCNSLKDFNPMVRVSIEKGDLSSFDVEFFSKFDVVVVSCCSLSAKKLANDKCRKLSKRVAFYAVDCRDSCGEIFVDLQDYKYSKKKQDETVKCDLKYPSFEDALSVPWRALHRRMSKLYYAMRVIEKFEEAEGRSAGEVSIADLSGVLKLKKEICTAQSLNESHVPDTLLERLVTNAIEFPPVCAIIGGILGQEVIKAISGKGDPLKNFFFFDAFDGKGIIEDLSPK; encoded by the exons ATGGACGGTGACGGCGAGGAGTTGACTGCGCAGGAGACCGCTTTGTATGACCGTCAAATTAGGGTTTGGGGAGCTGATGCTCAAAGAAG ATTAAGCAAATCTCATGTCTTAGTCTATGGAATGAAAGGAACTGTAGCTGAG TTTTGCAAGAATATTGTTCTGGCTGGAGTAGGTAGTCTGACTTTAGTAGATGACCGGGTTGCCACTGAGGAAGTGCTTTCCTCGAATTTTCTCATCCCTCCTGATGAGAATGCGTATAGTGGAAAGACCCTTGGTGAGCTTTGTTGTAATTCACTTAAAGACTTCAACCCTATGGTTCGTGTTTCCATTGAGaaag GTGATTTGTCGAGTTTTGATGTTGAATTCTTCAGCAAATTCGATGTTGTTGTCGTCAGTTGTTGCTCGCTTTCAGCCAAA AAACTGGCTAATGACAAATGCAGAAAGCTATCAAAACGTGTAGCATTTTATGCTGTTGACTGCAGGGATTCTTGTGGTGAAATTTTCGTCGATTTGCAGGATTATAAATATTCAAAG AAAAAACAGGATGAAACTGTTAAATGTGACCTGAAATATCCATCATTCGAG GATGCATTATCTGTACCTTGGAGGGCACTTCACAGGAGAATGTCAAAGCTGTACTATGCTATGAGAG TAATAGAAAAGTTTGAAGAGGCTGAGGGACGTAGCGCAGGGGAAGTTTCCATTGCAGATCTTTCTGGTGTTCTCAAACTGAAAAAGGAGATTTGTACTGCACAA TCTCTCAATGAATCTCATGTGCCTGATACTCTTCTAGAAAGATTGGTGACAAATGCAATAGAATTTCCGCCTGTTTGTGCAATTATAGGGGGAATCCTTGGACAG GAGGTTATCAAAGCAATTTCTGGGAAAGGAGACCCCCTaaagaattttttcttttttgatgcTTTTGATGGGAAGGGCATTATAGAAGACCTCTCTCCGAAGTGA